Proteins from a single region of Weeksella virosa DSM 16922:
- a CDS encoding OmpA family protein, whose protein sequence is MKNIQLKTTGLAILLGGSFIFSSCEAVQNTNNTQRGAAIGTVAGGVIGGILGNNVGKGGNTALGSVIGAAVGGGAGILIGQHMDKQAEKIEQVLPGAEVVRTDEGINLILNENSSVTFDYNSENLTSKAKNSLDKLIQVFKEYPDTNLLIVGHTDNVGSQNFNLPLSEKRAKSVVNYLVSKGISSSRLTSKGVGLSEPIADNSTAAGRAQNRRVEIAITANEKMKAEAKKQAGE, encoded by the coding sequence ATGAAAAACATACAATTAAAAACAACAGGATTGGCCATTTTACTAGGAGGATCATTTATATTCTCTTCGTGTGAAGCGGTTCAAAATACAAATAATACACAACGAGGTGCTGCAATTGGTACAGTAGCTGGTGGTGTTATTGGTGGAATTTTAGGAAACAATGTCGGAAAAGGAGGTAATACTGCTCTTGGATCAGTAATTGGTGCTGCCGTAGGTGGCGGAGCCGGTATACTGATTGGGCAGCATATGGATAAACAAGCAGAGAAAATAGAACAAGTATTACCAGGTGCAGAAGTAGTTCGTACAGATGAAGGTATTAATCTTATTTTGAATGAAAATTCTTCGGTCACTTTCGATTATAATTCAGAGAATCTTACGTCAAAAGCAAAAAACAGTTTGGATAAATTGATACAAGTTTTCAAAGAATATCCAGACACCAACCTATTAATCGTTGGACATACAGACAACGTAGGCTCACAAAATTTCAATTTACCATTATCAGAAAAAAGAGCAAAATCAGTGGTTAATTATTTAGTTTCTAAAGGTATCAGTTCTTCTCGTTTAACGTCTAAAGGTGTTGGGCTCTCTGAGCCGATTGCAGACAACTCTACAGCAGCCGGTAGAGCACAAAATAGACGAGTAGAAATTGCGATTACTGCTAATGAAAAAATGAAAGCTGAAGCTAAAAAACAAGCAGGAGAATAA
- a CDS encoding glycosyltransferase family 9 protein yields the protein MSKKKKRLLVTRFSALGDVAMLAPVLQEFIEQNPNVEVYVASRPKMKAIFDQVEGTHFLSIDLDHQYKGLWGILRLYRYLKTFHFTEYADCHQVLRTQVLGMLFRISGVEVSALNKGRKEKKALISQKNKILQPLRPMTERYADVFRQLGYPLVLSNTLTERLPKLSNTIGIAPFAKYESKTFPLKEMKKIVVALAAKGYKVYLFGGGKKETQLLHQWEKLHDNIESKASKMSFYEELSLIAQLPLMLSMDSANMHLASLMGTRVISFWGGTHPFAGFLGYGQSMDDVVQDESLAIRPTSIFGKDPRKYKGYNYFVNLSTDDVIKKILTRI from the coding sequence ATGTCGAAAAAGAAAAAACGCTTATTGGTCACGCGTTTTTCTGCTTTGGGCGATGTAGCGATGTTAGCACCTGTTTTGCAAGAATTCATCGAACAGAATCCAAATGTAGAAGTTTATGTTGCATCGCGTCCCAAGATGAAAGCAATTTTTGATCAAGTTGAAGGCACTCATTTTCTTTCGATTGATTTGGATCATCAATATAAAGGTTTATGGGGTATACTTCGGTTATATCGTTATTTAAAAACCTTTCATTTTACCGAATACGCTGACTGCCATCAGGTGCTTCGTACCCAAGTTTTAGGGATGTTATTCCGTATTTCGGGAGTTGAAGTTTCTGCATTAAATAAAGGTAGAAAAGAGAAAAAAGCGTTGATTTCACAAAAAAATAAAATCTTACAACCCTTGCGACCAATGACCGAACGCTACGCCGATGTGTTTAGACAATTGGGTTATCCTTTGGTTTTATCGAATACTTTAACAGAACGATTACCCAAATTATCGAATACAATTGGGATTGCCCCTTTTGCAAAATACGAAAGCAAAACTTTTCCGCTCAAAGAAATGAAAAAAATTGTAGTTGCTTTAGCAGCAAAAGGTTATAAAGTTTATTTATTTGGTGGAGGAAAAAAAGAAACTCAATTATTGCATCAGTGGGAAAAGTTGCATGATAATATCGAATCTAAAGCGTCTAAAATGTCTTTTTATGAAGAATTATCGCTCATTGCGCAATTACCTTTGATGTTGTCTATGGATAGTGCAAATATGCATTTGGCCTCACTAATGGGCACTCGTGTGATTTCTTTTTGGGGTGGAACTCATCCTTTTGCAGGTTTCTTAGGTTACGGACAATCGATGGACGATGTTGTTCAAGATGAGAGTTTAGCCATCCGCCCTACGAGCATTTTTGGGAAAGATCCGAGAAAATACAAAGGATATAACTATTTCGTTAATCTTTCGACTGATGATGTGATAAAAAAAATTCTTACTCGAATTTGA
- the rpiB gene encoding ribose 5-phosphate isomerase B, translated as MKIALGSDHAGYELKEKIKQLLTTEGFEYEDFGALSTESVDYPDFAHPTAEAVENKSCDFGIVICGSGQGVNMTANKHAGIRSALCWMTDIAELSRKHNDANILALPARFIATEYAFEIVKVFLNTPFEGDRHQKRINKIACS; from the coding sequence ATGAAAATTGCCTTAGGATCTGATCATGCAGGATACGAATTAAAAGAGAAAATCAAACAATTATTAACAACGGAAGGGTTTGAATATGAAGATTTTGGAGCTTTATCAACAGAAAGTGTTGATTATCCAGATTTTGCCCATCCTACGGCCGAAGCTGTCGAGAATAAAAGCTGTGATTTTGGTATTGTAATATGTGGTAGTGGACAAGGTGTTAACATGACAGCGAACAAGCATGCTGGTATTCGATCTGCCTTATGCTGGATGACTGATATTGCAGAATTATCGCGTAAACATAACGATGCAAATATATTGGCTTTGCCGGCGAGATTTATTGCAACCGAATATGCATTCGAGATTGTAAAAGTATTCTTAAATACACCTTTCGAGGGTGATCGTCATCAGAAAAGAATTAATAAAATTGCTTGTTCGTAG
- a CDS encoding pirin family protein — MKYQIYKAETRGRANHGWLITHHSYSFANYYQEDRIHFGALRVLNDDVIAAGTGFGRHPHENMEIITLPQKGALRHEDSMGNGSVIYPNDIQVMSAGTGIFHAEMNASETEACEIFQIWIFPNKQNVAPRYEQKSINDWRKDNQLYQILSPNQNEIGVWIHQDAWMYQGEYSQKTHETYSVHKENQGVMLFVIEGKVEFDGIMLNRRDAIEITDAEQIVFDVEKDSKILLIEVPLIF, encoded by the coding sequence ATGAAATATCAAATTTATAAAGCAGAAACTCGTGGTAGGGCAAATCATGGCTGGCTTATTACGCATCATTCTTACAGTTTTGCAAATTATTACCAAGAGGATCGAATACATTTTGGTGCGCTTCGAGTTTTAAATGACGATGTTATTGCGGCAGGCACGGGATTTGGTCGTCATCCGCACGAGAATATGGAAATTATCACTTTACCCCAAAAAGGGGCTTTGCGCCATGAAGATAGTATGGGAAATGGTTCGGTGATTTATCCGAACGATATTCAGGTGATGTCTGCTGGGACTGGTATTTTTCATGCCGAGATGAATGCAAGCGAAACCGAAGCGTGTGAAATTTTTCAGATTTGGATTTTCCCGAATAAACAAAATGTTGCTCCTCGGTACGAACAAAAATCTATCAATGACTGGCGAAAAGATAATCAGCTTTATCAAATTCTTTCACCTAATCAAAACGAAATTGGTGTTTGGATTCATCAAGACGCTTGGATGTATCAAGGTGAATATTCGCAAAAAACACACGAAACATATTCTGTTCATAAAGAAAATCAAGGAGTTATGCTTTTTGTGATTGAAGGAAAAGTAGAGTTTGACGGAATTATGTTAAATAGAAGAGATGCTATAGAAATTACCGATGCAGAACAGATTGTATTTGATGTAGAAAAAGATTCGAAAATTCTTTTGATTGAAGTACCTTTGATTTTTTAG
- a CDS encoding phosphoglycerate kinase has translation MKIIDDFNFANQKALIRVDFNVPQDANLQVTDATRIVAVKPTIEKILDDGGSVVLMSHLGRPKGQVNEQFSLKNIVPKIEEVLGKKVIFSKDTVGEDAQQKVADLQNGEILLLENVRFQAEEEKGDREFAEKLSKFGDIYVNDAFGTAHRAHASTAIVAEFFPDKKAFGYLMQQELEAIEKVLKSGEHPITAILGGAKVSSKITIINNILPVIDNLIIGGGMTYTFIKAQGGKIGASLVEDDKLELAKEIIEDCKKNNVKLYLPIDNVIANKFSNDAETQLVSVNNIPDNWMGMDVGPETSAHFAQVILDSKTILWNGPLGVFEMENFAKGTIALGDAIAEATQKGAFSLVGGGDSVAFVKAFGYDDKVSYVSTGGGAMLESLEGKELPGVAAILR, from the coding sequence ATGAAAATAATAGACGATTTTAATTTCGCAAATCAAAAAGCTCTCATTCGGGTGGATTTCAATGTACCACAAGATGCCAATTTACAGGTAACCGATGCAACGAGAATTGTTGCAGTGAAACCTACGATAGAAAAAATCCTCGATGACGGTGGTTCGGTTGTTCTGATGAGTCACTTGGGACGTCCGAAAGGACAAGTAAATGAACAATTTTCTTTGAAAAATATCGTACCGAAAATTGAAGAAGTTTTGGGAAAAAAAGTTATTTTCTCAAAAGATACAGTAGGAGAAGATGCACAACAAAAAGTTGCAGATTTGCAAAATGGAGAGATTCTTTTGTTAGAAAATGTCCGCTTCCAGGCAGAAGAGGAAAAAGGAGATCGAGAATTTGCCGAAAAACTGAGCAAATTTGGAGACATATATGTCAATGATGCATTCGGTACAGCACACAGAGCACATGCTTCGACCGCTATTGTTGCCGAATTTTTTCCGGATAAAAAAGCATTTGGTTATTTGATGCAGCAAGAATTAGAAGCAATAGAAAAAGTTCTGAAATCTGGCGAACATCCTATCACTGCAATTTTAGGTGGTGCGAAAGTTTCATCAAAAATTACCATAATCAATAACATTCTACCGGTAATCGATAACCTTATTATTGGAGGCGGAATGACGTATACATTTATCAAAGCACAAGGGGGTAAAATTGGTGCTTCGTTGGTCGAGGATGATAAACTAGAGTTAGCAAAAGAAATTATAGAAGATTGTAAGAAGAACAACGTAAAACTTTATTTACCAATTGACAATGTTATTGCCAATAAATTTTCGAACGATGCAGAAACCCAATTGGTTAGCGTAAATAATATCCCAGATAATTGGATGGGTATGGATGTTGGTCCCGAAACTTCGGCCCACTTTGCACAAGTAATTCTCGATTCGAAAACAATTTTATGGAATGGTCCTTTGGGAGTTTTCGAGATGGAAAATTTCGCAAAAGGAACAATCGCTTTAGGAGATGCAATCGCCGAAGCAACCCAAAAAGGAGCTTTTTCTTTAGTCGGAGGAGGAGATTCAGTAGCTTTTGTAAAAGCTTTTGGGTACGATGATAAAGTAAGCTATGTCTCTACCGGAGGAGGTGCAATGCTAGAGAGCTTAGAGGGGAAAGAGTTACCTGGCGTAGCAGCCATTTTACGATAG
- the rnr gene encoding ribonuclease R, whose protein sequence is MRCFLDKHPLINAMSKKKKKFYTNKKHQQKLQKYSKKIIEVLFKNQNKPLNYKQIAAALHIESRIDKEILIKNLHILCGEKKITETDRGKFKLANIDRDYLVGKIDITQNGSAYVIIEGSEKDIFIPKGKTKHAMQGDTVRIYLYPPKPYSRREAEVVEIVQRLKTRFTGIYEEHKSGKYGFVSMQGSGAYDFYIPKGKANQAKNGEKVVVELLEWPDGFDSPIGSITEVLGNPENSDVEMHSILLEFGLPEAFPEEVEAEAQQLDTKIDENEVKKRRDMRDILTFTIDPKDAKDFDDALSIQPLENGNWEIGVHIADVTHYVQPGTLIDQEAYKRATSVYLVDRVVPMLPEILSNNVCSLRPNEDKYTFSGVFELTNEGDVVKSWFGRTAIHSNHRFSYEEAQELIEGKTGDYQEEIRTLDRLAKKLRAQRMKEGAINFDKIEVKFQLDQDNNPTGVFFKISKDSNHLIEEFMLLCNRKVSEFVSLEKGKENGRTYIYRIHDEPDPDKLLDLKKFVIQFGYELEIGERKKTIRSMNRLLADVKGKPEENMIETLAMRSMSKAKYSTENIGHYGLAFDYYTHFTSPIRRYPDMIAHRLLQDFLDKKSSPPQATYEDKCLHCSSREKLASEAERESIKFMQVKYMQEFVGENFEGFISGIQEYGIFVELPLTRSEGLIRTRNIPDDQYSFDEKNHALIGRNTGKKYQLGDRVSVKLINADLLKKQLDFELID, encoded by the coding sequence ATGAGATGTTTTCTAGATAAACATCCTTTAATCAACGCTATGTCGAAAAAAAAGAAAAAATTTTATACCAATAAAAAACATCAACAAAAACTTCAGAAATATAGTAAGAAAATAATAGAAGTTTTATTCAAAAATCAAAATAAACCTCTCAATTACAAGCAAATAGCTGCTGCATTGCATATAGAAAGTAGGATAGATAAAGAAATTCTGATCAAGAATTTACATATCTTGTGTGGAGAGAAAAAAATTACCGAGACCGATAGAGGCAAATTTAAGTTAGCCAATATCGATCGAGATTATTTAGTAGGAAAAATAGATATAACACAAAATGGGAGTGCTTATGTAATTATCGAAGGTTCTGAAAAAGATATTTTTATACCAAAAGGAAAAACAAAGCACGCCATGCAAGGCGACACCGTTCGGATATATCTCTATCCACCAAAACCCTATAGTAGGAGAGAGGCAGAGGTTGTAGAAATTGTACAACGCCTAAAAACTCGCTTTACCGGCATTTATGAAGAGCATAAATCGGGCAAATATGGTTTTGTAAGTATGCAAGGATCCGGTGCTTATGACTTCTATATTCCGAAAGGAAAAGCAAACCAGGCCAAAAACGGAGAAAAAGTAGTAGTCGAACTCCTAGAATGGCCAGATGGATTTGATTCGCCTATAGGCTCAATTACAGAAGTTCTAGGAAATCCGGAAAACTCAGATGTAGAGATGCACTCTATTTTGCTCGAATTTGGTTTACCCGAAGCATTTCCTGAAGAAGTAGAAGCAGAAGCCCAGCAACTCGATACCAAAATTGATGAAAATGAAGTAAAGAAACGCCGAGACATGCGTGATATACTCACCTTTACAATCGACCCGAAAGATGCCAAAGATTTTGATGATGCTTTGTCGATTCAACCATTGGAAAATGGTAATTGGGAGATAGGTGTTCATATTGCTGATGTCACACATTATGTACAACCTGGCACGTTAATCGATCAAGAAGCTTATAAACGAGCAACATCGGTATATTTGGTTGATCGAGTAGTCCCAATGTTACCAGAAATTTTGAGTAATAACGTTTGTTCTTTGCGGCCAAACGAAGATAAATATACTTTTTCGGGCGTGTTCGAACTAACGAATGAAGGCGATGTAGTGAAATCTTGGTTCGGACGAACTGCAATACATTCTAATCACCGTTTTAGTTATGAGGAGGCACAAGAACTAATCGAAGGTAAAACAGGCGATTACCAAGAAGAGATAAGAACATTGGATCGATTAGCTAAAAAATTACGTGCTCAACGTATGAAAGAAGGAGCGATAAACTTTGATAAAATAGAAGTAAAATTTCAGTTGGATCAAGACAATAATCCGACCGGCGTATTCTTCAAAATTAGCAAAGACTCTAATCATCTGATAGAAGAATTTATGTTACTTTGTAACCGAAAAGTATCCGAATTTGTTAGTCTAGAGAAAGGCAAAGAAAATGGTAGAACTTATATTTATCGCATCCATGATGAACCCGACCCAGATAAATTATTAGATCTAAAAAAATTCGTTATCCAGTTTGGGTACGAATTAGAAATCGGTGAGCGTAAAAAAACTATCCGTTCGATGAATCGATTATTGGCCGATGTAAAAGGAAAACCCGAAGAGAATATGATAGAAACCTTGGCAATGCGAAGCATGAGCAAAGCGAAATATTCTACAGAAAATATCGGTCACTATGGTTTGGCTTTCGATTATTATACCCATTTTACATCACCTATTCGGCGATATCCAGACATGATAGCACACCGTTTATTACAAGACTTCTTGGATAAAAAAAGCTCTCCACCGCAAGCCACTTACGAAGATAAATGTTTGCATTGTTCTAGCCGAGAAAAATTAGCCTCAGAAGCTGAAAGAGAGTCAATAAAATTTATGCAAGTGAAATATATGCAAGAGTTTGTAGGCGAAAATTTCGAAGGTTTTATATCTGGAATACAAGAATATGGAATTTTTGTCGAGTTACCTCTTACACGAAGCGAAGGGCTAATCCGTACCCGAAATATACCAGATGATCAGTATTCCTTTGATGAAAAAAATCATGCTTTGATAGGACGAAATACAGGAAAAAAGTATCAATTAGGAGATCGAGTTTCGGTGAAATTGATCAATGCTGATCTTTTGAAGAAACAATTGGATTTTGAACTGATAGATTAA
- a CDS encoding SufE family protein — MTIAEIQNEIVDEFSFFDNWEQRYEYLIELGKDLVEMPEEQKTEDKVIKGCQSTVWLDAKMEGDTIHFTADSNAILPKGIIALLLRMYNNQSPRAILESDTDFIQNIGLQEFLSPTRANGLLAMVKQFKFYALAFQAKS, encoded by the coding sequence ATGACAATAGCAGAAATACAAAATGAAATTGTTGATGAATTTTCTTTTTTCGACAATTGGGAACAACGATATGAGTATCTGATCGAGCTCGGGAAAGACTTGGTTGAGATGCCCGAAGAACAAAAAACAGAAGACAAAGTAATAAAAGGTTGCCAATCGACTGTTTGGTTAGATGCCAAAATGGAAGGTGATACCATACATTTTACGGCCGATAGTAATGCCATTTTACCGAAAGGAATTATAGCATTATTATTAAGAATGTATAACAATCAAAGTCCGAGAGCCATACTGGAGTCTGACACAGATTTTATACAAAATATTGGTTTACAAGAGTTTCTATCTCCAACGCGGGCAAATGGCTTATTGGCAATGGTAAAACAATTTAAATTTTATGCCCTTGCCTTTCAAGCGAAAAGCTAA
- a CDS encoding LysE family translocator: MELIVSAFIVGCILSIFLIGPVFFLLIDTSLNKGWRSAIVLDLGVIAADVLCIAAAYYGSKDFANYVNTHPKYYQIYIIAGFFIIVYGFFMYFSKPSLHLGEETGIVGKNYLKTFFNGFVLNLLNVGVIVFWFVIVSSIIIKYPDPTHFVWYMSVVLSTYFSIDVIKIFLADKVKSKITDDKVFMIRKVVGICLLIFGIIIGLKGFGFFQEIDQRIENKLKLEERI, translated from the coding sequence ATGGAATTAATTGTATCGGCGTTTATAGTAGGTTGTATTTTGAGTATTTTTCTCATCGGACCTGTATTTTTTCTGCTTATTGATACTAGTTTGAACAAAGGTTGGCGGTCGGCAATTGTTCTCGATTTGGGTGTAATTGCTGCAGATGTTCTTTGTATTGCTGCAGCATATTATGGCTCTAAAGATTTTGCAAATTACGTAAACACACACCCAAAATATTATCAGATTTACATAATTGCTGGTTTTTTTATCATTGTCTATGGTTTTTTTATGTATTTCTCCAAACCCAGTTTACACCTTGGTGAAGAAACAGGAATTGTAGGCAAAAATTATCTCAAAACTTTCTTCAACGGATTTGTACTCAACTTGTTAAATGTAGGTGTTATAGTTTTTTGGTTTGTTATTGTTTCTTCAATTATTATCAAATATCCAGATCCTACACATTTTGTATGGTATATGTCGGTGGTGTTGAGTACTTATTTTAGTATAGATGTCATCAAAATTTTTTTAGCCGACAAGGTAAAATCAAAAATCACAGATGATAAAGTTTTTATGATTAGAAAAGTGGTAGGAATTTGTCTATTAATATTCGGAATTATTATTGGTCTGAAAGGTTTTGGTTTCTTCCAAGAAATTGATCAACGTATAGAAAATAAGTTGAAATTAGAAGAAAGGATTTAG
- a CDS encoding 2-hydroxyacid dehydrogenase, whose translation MKILVIDTNHTVLVDSLREAGFIVDEDYHSSKEKIEEKIDQYGGLILRSRFPIDRSFIEKATKLKWIGRVGAGLENIDESFAAEKGIVLFNSPEGNRTSVGEHAIGMLLMLMHHLRRADLEVRNGIWRREQNRGDELAGKTVGIIGYGNMGNAFAKRLQGFDVEVICYDILRNKGNEFAQQVSLEELFLRTDILSLHTPQTPLTLGMINTNFINQFRRPFYFINTARGKSVVSKDLIEALENGKVLGAALDVFDFEKSSFEGIQKNDFNEDYQYFIKSDKVVLAPHIAGWTHQSKYKLAAKIVDKILQWNVEHSKD comes from the coding sequence ATGAAAATTCTGGTTATTGATACCAATCACACTGTCTTAGTAGATAGTTTACGTGAGGCTGGCTTTATAGTTGATGAAGATTATCATTCATCTAAAGAAAAAATAGAAGAAAAAATTGATCAGTACGGTGGTTTGATTTTGCGTTCTCGTTTTCCGATTGATCGTTCTTTCATAGAAAAAGCAACCAAGCTCAAATGGATCGGTCGAGTAGGAGCAGGATTAGAAAATATCGATGAATCTTTTGCAGCGGAAAAAGGAATCGTTTTGTTCAATTCACCCGAAGGCAATCGTACTTCTGTTGGCGAACATGCAATAGGAATGTTATTGATGTTGATGCATCATTTGCGCCGTGCAGATCTTGAAGTCCGTAACGGAATTTGGCGACGAGAACAAAACCGTGGCGATGAACTGGCCGGAAAAACAGTCGGAATTATCGGTTATGGAAACATGGGAAATGCTTTCGCGAAACGTTTACAAGGGTTTGATGTTGAGGTTATTTGTTATGATATTCTACGCAATAAAGGCAACGAATTTGCTCAACAAGTCTCGCTAGAAGAACTATTTCTTCGGACAGATATTTTGAGTTTACACACACCACAAACTCCTCTGACATTGGGTATGATCAATACAAATTTTATCAATCAATTCCGACGCCCTTTTTACTTTATCAATACCGCAAGAGGAAAATCAGTAGTCAGCAAAGATTTGATCGAAGCATTGGAAAATGGAAAAGTTTTGGGTGCAGCTTTGGATGTTTTTGATTTTGAAAAGTCTTCTTTCGAAGGTATCCAAAAAAATGATTTTAATGAAGATTATCAATACTTCATCAAATCGGATAAAGTAGTTTTGGCACCTCATATTGCTGGCTGGACCCATCAATCAAAATATAAATTAGCGGCGAAAATTGTCGATAAGATTCTACAATGGAATGTAGAACACTCGAAAGACTAA
- a CDS encoding chloride channel protein, producing the protein MLKKLIQYFVEKSKDNNPKAKDFLLQSIPLWISSILIGLISVGYAELLHFGEATFLYFYHQDRRWTFVLVPFFFLLSYLTVFRFGKFANASGIPQVMAVLNMNSKQFKKYNEQLLSIRIIIVKIISSFFMSLGGGVVGREGPTIQIAASVLHVTNKILPSSWPKISQKLMIITGAAAGLAAAFNTPLGGIVFAIEELTKNHLKYLRTTVFSAVIIAGFTAQTILGPYLVFGYPKVNPDGISFFFLIILTSIICGIVGAYFGVIAFNLNRFRKKLKKIPQFIFGFIMVIIACLLVFFTNEDSVGAGNLLLDRLLFDSDKTVEWYTLPTRLINGLISFTNGGAGGIFAPALSFGGTIGSVIGELFQLKPRQVNMLVLIGMVGFLTAFTRSPFTSAVLVLEMTDRHSVIFYFMIAALIASLIANTIDKQSFYERTAKSIGDSLPDIKPIKNKKSSDISINQES; encoded by the coding sequence ATGCTAAAAAAACTTATTCAATATTTTGTAGAAAAATCAAAAGATAATAATCCAAAAGCAAAAGATTTTCTTTTACAATCTATTCCTTTGTGGATTTCTTCTATCTTGATTGGTCTTATTTCGGTAGGATATGCCGAATTGTTGCATTTTGGTGAAGCGACATTTTTATATTTTTATCATCAAGACCGTCGTTGGACTTTTGTTTTGGTTCCGTTCTTTTTTTTGCTTTCGTATCTTACGGTTTTCCGATTCGGTAAATTTGCCAATGCAAGTGGAATTCCGCAAGTAATGGCGGTTCTGAATATGAATAGCAAGCAGTTCAAGAAATACAACGAACAATTATTGAGCATTCGGATTATTATCGTAAAAATAATTTCGAGTTTTTTTATGTCTCTCGGCGGTGGAGTAGTGGGGAGGGAAGGTCCGACAATACAGATTGCTGCATCTGTTTTGCATGTGACCAATAAAATATTGCCTTCTTCGTGGCCCAAAATAAGTCAGAAACTAATGATTATTACTGGAGCTGCTGCTGGTTTAGCAGCTGCGTTTAATACACCATTGGGCGGTATTGTTTTTGCGATTGAAGAATTGACCAAAAATCATCTGAAATATCTGCGAACAACGGTTTTTTCTGCAGTAATTATTGCAGGTTTCACTGCACAAACTATTTTAGGCCCCTACTTAGTTTTTGGTTATCCGAAAGTAAATCCTGATGGCATTTCGTTCTTTTTCTTGATTATTCTTACTTCTATTATTTGCGGTATAGTAGGAGCATATTTTGGTGTCATCGCTTTTAACCTCAATCGTTTTCGAAAAAAATTAAAAAAAATTCCTCAATTTATCTTTGGTTTTATCATGGTTATTATCGCTTGCTTATTGGTTTTTTTTACCAATGAAGATAGCGTTGGAGCAGGAAATTTATTATTGGACCGCTTGCTTTTCGATTCTGATAAAACCGTCGAATGGTATACTTTACCTACAAGATTAATCAACGGATTGATATCGTTTACCAACGGAGGTGCAGGAGGAATTTTTGCCCCTGCGTTGAGTTTTGGGGGGACGATTGGATCGGTTATTGGCGAACTTTTCCAATTAAAACCACGACAAGTAAATATGTTGGTCTTAATTGGGATGGTAGGTTTTTTAACGGCTTTTACTCGTTCTCCTTTTACTTCGGCCGTTTTGGTACTCGAAATGACCGATAGACATTCTGTGATTTTTTATTTTATGATTGCTGCATTAATCGCTTCTCTCATTGCCAATACAATTGATAAACAATCTTTCTACGAGCGTACTGCTAAATCGATTGGGGATAGTTTACCGGATATAAAACCCATAAAAAACAAAAAATCTTCGGATATTAGTATCAATCAAGAATCATAA